A window from Malassezia japonica chromosome 1, complete sequence encodes these proteins:
- the PDE1 gene encoding 3',5'-cyclic-nucleotide phosphodiesterase (BUSCO:EOG092620FM; COG:T; EggNog:ENOG503NZCR): MGSYVAAPPAHRAQEDRHGNEPLTNGQGHGSRAPAFSFVCLGVGGGPLETNCSGYLMKPADQPWSAGTTLVEAGSWLGSLVELLRDPATSPLHDADFPPGLSPEAQAEHVNAWVNQALISHGHLDHIFGLVLASTAQRVQRPVYGLQDTLDTILSVFNGRVWPKLASYDQQDPMAFYHLRPMELEKKYKLSDVLSVTPYPVSHGMSLLAHDTAGFRPIIAPNPTPCSFHSGHISSTVSTAFLFTHTVLDCDVLFMGDVEPDAVGGSQRNQAMWQAIAPRVAQGKLRAIFIECSFGSDQPNEYLFGHLTPRHLYDELRALEDAGNAVLGDIEAGQCLAGMKCVVIHVKDMMLPSSSTPPCRLPANTAPEAIAAHAGAPKLLPVDLRAQIQNELAVLEEKYGLGVEFHVARRGDRIEC; the protein is encoded by the exons ATGGGGTCGTACGTCGCCGCACCTcccgcgcatcgagcgcaggAAGACAGGCACGGGAATGAGCCCCTGACCAATGGACAGGGCCATGGTTCGCGTGCGCCCGCCTTTTCGTTTGTGTGTCTCGGTGTGGGCGGAGGGCCGCTGGAGACCAACTGCTCGGGATACCTGATGAAGCCTGCCGATCAGCCCTGGAGCGCGGGCACGACACTTGTCGAGGCAGGATCATGGCTCGGATCGCTGgtggagctgctgcgcgatcCCGCGACATCACCGCTGCATGACGCCGATTTTCCTCCGGGCCTCTCGCCGGAAGCGCAGGCCGAACATGTCAACGCGTGGGTCAACCAAGCGCTTATCTCTCACGGGCATCTGGACCATATCTTTGGGCTTGTGCTGGCCTCGACCGCACAGCGCGTCCAGCGGCCCGTGTACGGGCTGCAAGACACCCTAGATACCATCCTGAGCGTCTTTAACGGACGCGTCTGGCCAAAACTGGCCTCGTATGACCAGCAAGACCCCATGGCCTTTTACCATTTACGACC AATGGAACTGGAAAAGAAGTACAAGCTCAGCGATGTCTTGTCGGTCACGCCGTATCCCGTGAGCCACGGCATGTCACTCTTGGCGCACGACACGGCCGGGTTCCGGCCGATCATCGCACCGAACCCCACTCCTTGCTCGTTCCATTCGGGACACATTTCTTCCACGGTGTCGACTGCTTTTCTTTTTACACACACGGTCCTGGACTGCGACGTGCTGTTCATGGGCGACGTTGAGCCTGATGCAGTCGGCGGCAGCCAGCGCAACCAGGCGATGTGGCAGGCCATTGCGCCGCGTGTAGCGCAAGGCAAGCTACGCGCGATCTTTATCGAGTGCAGCTTTGGGTCTGATCAGCCCAACGAGTACCTCTTTGGGCACCTCACGCCAAGGCACCTctacgacgagctgcgtgcgctcgaggacgcggGCAATGCCGTGCTGGGCGATATAGAAGCAGGCCAGTGCCTCGCGGGGATGAAGTGCGTCGTGATCCACGTCAAGGACATGATGCttccgagctcgagcacgccgccgtgccgccTGCCGGCTAACActgcgcccgaggccaTTGCCGCCCACGCGGGAGCGCCCAAGCTGCTCCCGGTGGACTTGCGCGCACAGATTCAAAACGAGCTCGCGGTTCTCGAGGAGAAGTATggactcggcgtcgagtTTCACGTCGCACGGCGGGGGGACCGGATTG AATGCTGA